The Alkalihalobacillus sp. TS-13 genomic interval GGCCAGTTATCGTCAGACCATGGTTTTTCAAACCGATTACAGCTCGTGATGGGTCTGGCGCTTTTTTGACAAGATCCGCAACGGCTTCGGCAAGCTGCAAAGTACCACATGGATAATTCACCTCTGTAGCCTCGATATCCTCCATCCATGCATGGACATGGACAATTGCACCTACATCTGGATGCTCCCTATAGATCATCCAATGTTCGATTGCATCAACTGAAGCCCTTTTCGGTGTAACCTTAGGCGGTATGCTGATTTCCATCGTATTTTTAGTTGGATTATATCCTTTAATATAGAGGATATCTTGTCCAATTCTTTTCATATTGGACTTGTCGATTCCGCTAGCACTCATCCAAAAATCCTTGTGATCATGACGGCTGCTGAGATTCCCGTAACTTAACCCGCCGATCCCATACAGCTTTTTCAGTTGGCGCATATCTCTCTCAGACAGATATGTTTCTAGGGGAAATGGGGCCGGAAGCAAATCCATTTCATCAAGTTTTTTTCCGGAATCACGCAATTTATATGTTATTTCATTACCTTCCCATAGAGTGTCACCTAAATCTTCAACAAATTCATTGTCGATGACCAATTGTGCCGACGCTATCGGCTCTAACCGATTATAGACCTGGTTATAAAAGTCCTGCCCATTCGAGTATTCCATTCTATAAAATCCTTGTTCTGGTGAGATGAAATACAATTCTGTGGTATCCCCCTTGTGAAGGACATAGATCAGATGATTAGCAAGAGATCTGATCAAATAAGGATAGGCTGTCTCAAATGTATTGTCATTTATTGAATCAACTTCAAGAATCGATATGACGAAGGTGGCTTGCGCTTTACGGCGAAAAGGTCTTGGTTTCTCAGAATCAATCAGATTGAAGACGACACGTATTTCATTGTCGGTGTTCTCTTCAAAATTATATCCCCTTTCAGTAAAGGTCTGTTTCAAACCATCAGCAAATTCCTCAAGAAAGTCGCTTGGCTTAACTCCTGTGATTGTAAAATTTTTCATCTTCTGTCAACTCCTTTTTTAGATTAAAATCATGGTTCGAAAACTACTTTGACGGTATCTTTCTTTCCTTTGCTTGTAACTGCTCTTAAGGCATTTTGATAATTTTCTAACGGAAATCTGTGGGTGATCATCGGTGAAAGGTCAACTTTGCCCTCTTTTATCAATTGAATAGCTAACGCAAAGGTCCTGACCAGTTTCCCATTGTATGTCTCAGTGCTATAGGCGAACGTTCCTTTTATCTCCAACTCGTTCAACCAGACCGTCGTCCAATCTATCCCATCCATGAGGCCAGCCAATCCTAACAAAACGACTCTTCCGCCATTCCTGGTAAATCGTAAAGCATCATTGATACTCTGTTTCCTGCCTACACATTCAAAAACGCTGTCCACTCCTCCTTCAATGACGTTTGGACCAAATAAAGGAGATAGAACAGTAGCGTCAATTACCTGTGCTAAGGCATTGTCATAGCCGGACTTAGATAGATTAACAACTTCATCAGCGCCGTAATAGGCGGCCAATTCACCCTGGAAACGATATTTGACAAGACTGACGATTTTACAGGGAAGGTCCAGCGCACGGATTGCAGCGACTGTGCATAATCCAAGGACCCCTCCACCGATTACTAGAACGGTATCCCCTTTCTTCGGTTGACTTCTCATTACACTGTGGATCGCGCAACTGAAAGGTTCAACCAGAACACCATTCAAATCATCGACTTCGTCGGGAAGGCTGAAAATTTGACTTTTATGTGCCACGATACAAGGGCTCCATCCACCGCTGGTATCCCGGCAGGCACCAGTCAATAATCCCGGGGAAATTGAGCCCTCGGTCTTTCGTTCACATAAGCTGTAGTTCTGTTCCTGACATGGTCGACATGGCTCTTCAATCCCTCTGACTTTACAAGACAAAATCGGATCGACTGCCACCCTTTGTCCCTTTTGAACTCCCTTTACATTTGCACCTGTTTCAGTAACGGTTCCCACGATTTCATGACCGATGGTAAATGGAAAGGAAACATAGGGAGAAGTTGCGGGACTGTCTTTGAGAAAGATCAGATTCAAATCGCTTCCACAAATGCCGCTGTATTTGACCTTCACTCGCACCCAATCCTCATTCGGTAATTCTTTTTGTTGGTGGTCAGAATACTGTAAGCAGGAAAATCGCGGGTCCCAATATGCTTTTGTTGAAATACGACCAGCAATTTTTGAGAATATGTATCTTGGTTTGCTGAAATTGAACTGAATGGCTTTCATTTCTCAAGCTCCCTTCTATTTGGATAATATATCCAACATCAAAATGGTTATTCACCATTTTTATGGTTTATAAAATAATCTAAGGACTAATATGTCGGGTTCTGGAGAAATTAAGTTTGATTAATTAAAAAGAGGGTTTATCATGTCAACATTTAAAAAAGCAACAGTCATTTATAACCCCGGATGCGGCAAAAGAAAAAATCATAAACACGTACCCAGGTTGCTCCACCATCTTACTGATCTTGGATTTGACCTGGAAACCTATTCAATTGAAGATTTTGATCAAGTTGATCGCCCCATTACGGATGCATGTAGACAAAAAGTCCATTCCATCTTCATCTTGGGAGGCGATGGAACAGTCAACAGGTGTATCCAAACAATTTCCACCGAAGGGTACAGGCCGAATGTCGGTATCATCCCGCTTGGTACCAGCAATGAGTTCGCAAAATACTTAGGAATGCCCAACAAACTTCTAGACACGATCCCTCTTATTGGTCGACAAACGATAAAACCGATCGATATCGGAAAAATCGGCAACCGATACTTTGGTAATATCGCTGCAGCCGGCTGGTTGACAGATATTACCTATAATACCTCCCCTACCCTTAAATCATGGCTTGGTGAATTGGCTTATTGTCTTTCCTTTTTTAGAACTTACCTATTTACAAAACAAACATCTGATATTTCGATCACCCTTCAAAAAGAAGTTTTACAGGACCTATCACTTTTTTTGATCATGAATGGAAATGCATTAGGGCCTTTTGAACGTTTAATTGATTCTGCAAATCGTAAAGACGGTCATTTCCATTTAGTAGCCTTACACAAAGAAGATAAAATCAGACTATTTTTTTCATTGCTTTGTAAAATGGTCCATTTACCTCATAAGACCACGCCTTTTAAGTATCAATCCGTGTGTTCCGTAGAACTTTCATTTTCAGAAACAATGCCGTTCAATCTGGATGGGGAACAGGTATATCTCGACAACTTCAGTTTTGAGGTATTACCATCACACCTAAATGTCTATACTTCAAATTAATTAAGTTATTTAGGAAGACAGGTGATCATATGTACGGTTTTATCGTCAATAAACATTCCGGAAGCGGCAGAGGGGCAAAGATATGGCGGGAAGTGGAGTCGATTCTGGAAGCTCGCCAAATCCCTTATTGTTATAGGACCACTTGTCATAGAGGGCATGGCACTCAACTGACTTTTGAGCTGTTGCAAGAAAATGATCCGAAAGTGATTGTGGCGGTGGGCGGTGATGGTACAGTCAATGAAGTGCTAAATGCATTGGTAGGGTCCAATGTCCCTTTGGGAGTTTTGCCTGCGGGGTCTGGAAATGACCTCTGCAGGGAGCTGGATATTCCGTTGAATTGGAGAATGGCACTAGATAATCTGTTAGAAGGTAGGGTGAGATCCATTGACGTTGGAGAAGTTTTAAAACACAATGGTGAGCCTCGTTATTATTCTACAGTAGCCGGGATCGGGTTTGATGGCCAAGTAGCCTTAGCAACGAATGAGTCGAAGTATAAGGGAATCATGAATACGTTGCGGATGGGGAAAGTCAGTTATGTACTGAGTGTTTTAAATGTACTATGGGGGTATAGTCCATCGAACCTTACATTAACGATTGATGGAGAGAATAGAACGTTCTCAAATGTTTGGCTGGTGGCGGTAGCAAATTCGAGTTTTTATGGTGGGGGCATGAGAATATCGCCTGCTGCAAAAGCAGATGATGGATGGCTGGATGTATGCATCGTTTCTAATGTATCGAAATGGGAACTTCTTAAGTTGTTTCCACAAGTTTATAAGGGAAAACATATCGATCATCATTTTGTTGAAACATTTTGTTGTAAAGAGATCCAAGTCGAATCTGATGTTCCTTATATTATCCACGCAGATGGTGAAATCCTAGGACAAACCCCTTTGACCATCCGGAATAAACAAAATTGTCTCTACGTTGTTTGAAAACCTACTTTTTGAGTTTTAACAACAACTCGTCATACTCAAATTCATATAAGGCAATGATCGCCTTTTTCAGTTTACCCATAAGGCCATCAAAAAAGAGTTTCAAGCACACCGCCCCCTTATTAATATCATAAATTTTTTATTACTTTTCAATATCTTGGATCGGTATTGAAAAACTTCTAACCAACGCATCAATTGTAAACCGATCTCTGTAATGATAGAAAGTATACAGCGATATACCCAATGCCATAATTGAAAAGATTTTTGTTTCAAATTTCATTCTTTAACCCACCAAAATTGTATTTTTCTCTTATAGTGTGAAATTTTATTTTGAAATATATGTATCGAAACATCAATTCCAATAATCTCCACCAAAAAAAGAACTTTCTCATCCGTCTTCAATACAACATTGATCATCACATCAAGGAACGGTAAGATACTTGCGGTTAATCTTTATCAGAGAAGCATGTTAGTTGGTATTGCTGTTAATGGAAGCAAAGAACGACTTCATCAGAACACTTAATTGCGTCTTTAACCACTCCTAGGTCAGTTTCAATTCAGCAAGGACATCATTATGCACTTTTCCGTCGACAATTAGAGGCTACGTAAGCCCCGTTTGCTTTTTCAATGCAGATCTTCTAACAAAATCATGAATTCCTAAACAGCTCCAAATACCTATTCTTCACATATTCATCATTTAGATTTTCATTAGATATGCCTAATGGAAACACCACAATGTAATCTTTATGGAATCGCATAAAAAGTAAATATATTGAAAGGATAATAAAACCTTTTGAATAACTGTTTCGACAATGGAATAGACCGGAGGCAATGATGAGAAAAATTACATTCTTAATTCTATTTGTGGTATTAAGTTTGATGATTTTCGCAGCGTTCCTTGACTTGGATCAAAATGAGGGAACGTTACAAACAAGTGAACAACCAGAACAGAAAAAAGTTGTGTTAATCATTATCGATTCCTTGACTTCTGGAATTTTACATGAAGGTTTTGCTCAAGGTGATTTTCCCGCTCTGAAATTTCTGGCTACAAACGGGAAACAACATGATGACTTTGTAACGGCTTTTCCTTCCATGTCTGTCACAATCGAAAGTACTATTTTAACTGGCGAGATGCCTGATGCACATAACATACCAGGTTTAACCTGGTATTCAGCCAAAGAAGATCGATTGGTGGATTATGGAACCTCCTTTGAAGTCATGACAAAAATAGGCATACAAACCGTATTGGATGATACACTTCATAATCTGAATAATGTACATTTAAGCAAAGACGTAACAACCATTTTTGAGGCCTTACACCAAAAGGGAGTATCTACAGGTTCCATCAATACGTTAATCTATCGCGGCAATATAGATCATGAACTGACAGTACCCTATGTCATCAGGAAGTTCACTAACTCTCCAAGAACCTATAAGACAAAAGGTCCTAATGTGCTGGCCTTCGGTAAATTATCAACTCCGGAACTTGAGAAGGATCATTTTCCAGATACCATTTTCCAAAAGTTCGGCATGACGGACCACTATTCAGCAGAAGTCGTAAAAGCATTGATCAAGGAACAAAAGCTTCCTGATTTTTCATTCGTCTATTTTCCTGATTTTGATAAAGAAGCACATAAAAAAGGTCCCCTATATATTGAAGGTCTCCGAGAGGCTGACAACTATCTGGGTGAGATCTTGAGTGCTTCCGGAAGTTGGGAGAAAGCGATTAAAGATCATATCTTTATTATCATTGGAGATCACGGACAAACCAATACGGTAAAAGACAAAGAAGAACTTACGATTGATTTGGAACAGTTGTATAAGAAATATACGGTGGCTTCATTTGGAGACAAAGTGAGCAAGGGAGAAATCGCCTTCGGGAACAACCACAGGATGACATATGTTTACTCTATTAAAAATCGCAACCCATTGGGTGAATTAGCGAAGATAGGGATAAAGGACGAGCGGATAGCTTTTGGAGCATGGGTAGAGGATGACTGGATCAATGTCATCACCCACGATAAACAAGGTTCTTTTCGATTCAAGGCAGGCGGCGAATGGAAGGATGGCTATGGACAATCATGGACTGTTGCAGGAAATCCTGATATTTTATCACTACAAATAAAAAAGTCCAAAGGGGCGATTGATTATGGTGACTATCCAGATGCGCTAAATCAGTTGCATAGTGCGCTTCATAGTCATGATGAGCCTGTAATGATATTGACTGCCAAACCTGGCTATTCTTTTTACTCTGAAGCCGCTCCGGTTCATCCTGACGGTGGAGAACATGGCGGAATCCATAAAGATGATACGCTAGCCGCTATGATAATTTCCGGGACAGACAAAGAGCCAAGGTTTCATCGAATGGTTGATTTGAAAAAATTTATCCTTTCTCTTTTTGAAGAATGATAAAAGCTGAAGATTAAC includes:
- a CDS encoding alkaline phosphatase family protein, producing the protein MRKITFLILFVVLSLMIFAAFLDLDQNEGTLQTSEQPEQKKVVLIIIDSLTSGILHEGFAQGDFPALKFLATNGKQHDDFVTAFPSMSVTIESTILTGEMPDAHNIPGLTWYSAKEDRLVDYGTSFEVMTKIGIQTVLDDTLHNLNNVHLSKDVTTIFEALHQKGVSTGSINTLIYRGNIDHELTVPYVIRKFTNSPRTYKTKGPNVLAFGKLSTPELEKDHFPDTIFQKFGMTDHYSAEVVKALIKEQKLPDFSFVYFPDFDKEAHKKGPLYIEGLREADNYLGEILSASGSWEKAIKDHIFIIIGDHGQTNTVKDKEELTIDLEQLYKKYTVASFGDKVSKGEIAFGNNHRMTYVYSIKNRNPLGELAKIGIKDERIAFGAWVEDDWINVITHDKQGSFRFKAGGEWKDGYGQSWTVAGNPDILSLQIKKSKGAIDYGDYPDALNQLHSALHSHDEPVMILTAKPGYSFYSEAAPVHPDGGEHGGIHKDDTLAAMIISGTDKEPRFHRMVDLKKFILSLFEE
- a CDS encoding class II aldolase/adducin family protein, coding for MKNFTITGVKPSDFLEEFADGLKQTFTERGYNFEENTDNEIRVVFNLIDSEKPRPFRRKAQATFVISILEVDSINDNTFETAYPYLIRSLANHLIYVLHKGDTTELYFISPEQGFYRMEYSNGQDFYNQVYNRLEPIASAQLVIDNEFVEDLGDTLWEGNEITYKLRDSGKKLDEMDLLPAPFPLETYLSERDMRQLKKLYGIGGLSYGNLSSRHDHKDFWMSASGIDKSNMKRIGQDILYIKGYNPTKNTMEISIPPKVTPKRASVDAIEHWMIYREHPDVGAIVHVHAWMEDIEATEVNYPCGTLQLAEAVADLVKKAPDPSRAVIGLKNHGLTITGHDLDDIFERIDGKIIRQVPMN
- a CDS encoding diacylglycerol kinase family protein — its product is MYGFIVNKHSGSGRGAKIWREVESILEARQIPYCYRTTCHRGHGTQLTFELLQENDPKVIVAVGGDGTVNEVLNALVGSNVPLGVLPAGSGNDLCRELDIPLNWRMALDNLLEGRVRSIDVGEVLKHNGEPRYYSTVAGIGFDGQVALATNESKYKGIMNTLRMGKVSYVLSVLNVLWGYSPSNLTLTIDGENRTFSNVWLVAVANSSFYGGGMRISPAAKADDGWLDVCIVSNVSKWELLKLFPQVYKGKHIDHHFVETFCCKEIQVESDVPYIIHADGEILGQTPLTIRNKQNCLYVV
- a CDS encoding zinc-binding dehydrogenase — its product is MKAIQFNFSKPRYIFSKIAGRISTKAYWDPRFSCLQYSDHQQKELPNEDWVRVKVKYSGICGSDLNLIFLKDSPATSPYVSFPFTIGHEIVGTVTETGANVKGVQKGQRVAVDPILSCKVRGIEEPCRPCQEQNYSLCERKTEGSISPGLLTGACRDTSGGWSPCIVAHKSQIFSLPDEVDDLNGVLVEPFSCAIHSVMRSQPKKGDTVLVIGGGVLGLCTVAAIRALDLPCKIVSLVKYRFQGELAAYYGADEVVNLSKSGYDNALAQVIDATVLSPLFGPNVIEGGVDSVFECVGRKQSINDALRFTRNGGRVVLLGLAGLMDGIDWTTVWLNELEIKGTFAYSTETYNGKLVRTFALAIQLIKEGKVDLSPMITHRFPLENYQNALRAVTSKGKKDTVKVVFEP
- a CDS encoding diacylglycerol kinase family protein, producing MSTFKKATVIYNPGCGKRKNHKHVPRLLHHLTDLGFDLETYSIEDFDQVDRPITDACRQKVHSIFILGGDGTVNRCIQTISTEGYRPNVGIIPLGTSNEFAKYLGMPNKLLDTIPLIGRQTIKPIDIGKIGNRYFGNIAAAGWLTDITYNTSPTLKSWLGELAYCLSFFRTYLFTKQTSDISITLQKEVLQDLSLFLIMNGNALGPFERLIDSANRKDGHFHLVALHKEDKIRLFFSLLCKMVHLPHKTTPFKYQSVCSVELSFSETMPFNLDGEQVYLDNFSFEVLPSHLNVYTSN